In Aquimarina spinulae, a single window of DNA contains:
- a CDS encoding Crp/Fnr family transcriptional regulator, which yields MIDHASLLNSGAVLKKYKRGEFLFREGSIARYYYQVHQGEIKMNNYNQEGKEYIQGIFTKEKSFGEPPLFADFKYPANAEAIIDSEVWQLPKEKFLKLLEENPGIHHKFTSTLALRLYYKAIMVSEISTQEPEHRILRILDYFKKNSDSNTIESDAYKVELTRQQLADLTGLRVETVIRSIKKLEQKGELFIKDRKVYR from the coding sequence ATGATCGATCACGCAAGTTTACTTAATTCGGGGGCGGTACTAAAAAAATATAAACGGGGAGAGTTTCTTTTTAGAGAAGGTTCTATTGCCCGTTATTATTATCAAGTACACCAGGGAGAGATTAAAATGAATAATTATAACCAAGAAGGGAAAGAATACATACAAGGTATTTTTACCAAAGAAAAAAGTTTTGGTGAGCCTCCTTTATTTGCAGATTTTAAATACCCTGCCAACGCAGAAGCTATTATAGATTCTGAGGTCTGGCAATTACCAAAAGAAAAATTCTTAAAGCTTTTAGAAGAAAATCCTGGTATTCATCATAAATTCACCAGTACACTAGCCTTACGGTTATATTACAAAGCAATCATGGTCTCTGAAATATCTACTCAAGAACCAGAACACCGTATCCTTAGAATTCTTGATTACTTCAAAAAAAATAGCGACTCAAACACAATAGAATCAGATGCATACAAAGTAGAACTAACCAGGCAACAACTCGCCGATCTAACTGGATTACGTGTAGAAACCGTTATACGAAGCATTAAAAAACTAGAGCAAAAAGGAGAACTCTTTATTAAAGACAGGAAAGTATATCGGTAA
- a CDS encoding FecR family protein, with the protein MISPEIEKLLIKFFNQSTTNEDLDLLNDWIKNSKNQSIFKDYVKAHYAITLGMNNPSLDKTKELLLKEIKKEKNRFHKPQFRVFYKYAAIAILCLGIGYLLQKGSLNTKEETITPEERTITLKLENGDTQIISEDGDINIIDVSGTVIMQQQGTQLVYNKNISTEKLKYNTLTIPYGKRFDIILSDGTHVFLNSGSSIKYPIKFIPGNPRKVFLEGEAFFDVTKDEKHPFLIEAQSLDVKVLGTKFNVTTYPGDNETEVVLVEGSVSLSTSENKSDSEKDVILKPGFKGTFHNVEQTISTQNVNTSIYTSWVEGIIVFRNIPFEDIIKKLERQYNVTIINNNRDLAKETFNASFEIDRETIDEVLHYFNKVHQIKYKIINNKVIIE; encoded by the coding sequence ATGATTTCTCCTGAAATAGAAAAACTTCTCATAAAATTCTTTAATCAGTCTACAACCAATGAAGACCTTGATCTACTGAATGATTGGATCAAAAACTCCAAAAACCAATCTATTTTCAAAGATTATGTCAAAGCGCACTATGCAATCACACTTGGTATGAACAACCCATCTCTAGACAAAACAAAAGAACTTTTACTAAAGGAAATAAAGAAAGAAAAAAACCGCTTTCACAAACCTCAATTTAGAGTATTCTATAAATATGCCGCTATTGCTATATTATGTTTAGGAATAGGTTATCTACTGCAAAAAGGTAGTTTAAATACTAAAGAAGAAACAATCACTCCAGAAGAAAGAACAATTACCTTAAAATTAGAGAATGGAGACACCCAAATAATCTCAGAAGACGGTGACATCAATATTATCGATGTTTCTGGTACTGTAATCATGCAACAACAAGGCACACAATTAGTGTATAACAAAAATATTTCTACTGAGAAACTTAAATACAACACCTTAACTATTCCATACGGAAAACGATTCGACATTATTTTATCTGATGGAACTCATGTTTTTTTAAATTCAGGAAGCTCAATTAAATATCCAATAAAATTCATTCCAGGAAATCCCCGTAAAGTTTTTCTAGAAGGTGAAGCTTTTTTTGATGTTACCAAAGATGAAAAACATCCATTTTTAATAGAAGCTCAATCACTCGATGTAAAAGTACTTGGAACCAAATTTAATGTAACGACATATCCTGGCGATAATGAAACAGAGGTTGTACTGGTTGAAGGATCTGTGAGCTTAAGCACTTCAGAAAATAAATCAGATAGTGAAAAGGATGTTATTCTAAAACCCGGATTTAAAGGAACATTTCATAACGTAGAACAAACAATCTCTACTCAAAATGTAAACACTTCTATATACACTTCTTGGGTAGAAGGTATTATTGTATTCAGAAATATTCCTTTTGAGGATATCATTAAAAAACTAGAGCGTCAATACAATGTTACCATAATTAACAATAATAGAGATTTGGCAAAAGAGACTTTTAACGCGAGTTTCGAAATCGACAGAGAAACAATTGATGAAGTTTTACATTATTTTAATAAAGTTCACCAAATTAAATACAAAATCATAAACAATAAAGTAATTATAGAATAA
- a CDS encoding RNA polymerase sigma factor: MKFKDDYVLTQALKKGEEKAYMFLLEKYHRRLHAYALSLANNHVMAQDIVQNVFLKTWRFREKLNSNYSIKSFLFKSIYNEFINTYQKNKSTMVLQYKYIESLYEVAEGSDDSVLEVMIEIVNKEIQSLPPKCRQVFELSKKEGLTNAEIAEYLNVSIKTVEAQITRSFSLLREKLGDKYEAILFFVFINKQ; encoded by the coding sequence GTGAAGTTTAAAGATGATTACGTTTTAACACAGGCTCTTAAAAAAGGAGAGGAAAAAGCTTATATGTTTTTGTTAGAAAAATATCATAGGAGGTTACATGCTTATGCTTTATCCTTAGCTAATAATCATGTAATGGCGCAAGACATAGTACAAAATGTATTTTTGAAAACATGGCGATTTCGAGAAAAACTAAATAGTAATTATTCTATCAAAAGTTTTCTGTTTAAGTCGATTTATAATGAGTTTATAAATACATATCAAAAAAATAAATCAACAATGGTACTTCAATACAAATATATTGAGTCATTGTATGAGGTAGCAGAGGGTAGTGATGATTCTGTTTTGGAGGTTATGATAGAAATAGTAAATAAAGAAATACAAAGTCTACCTCCAAAATGTAGGCAAGTTTTTGAGTTAAGTAAAAAAGAAGGATTGACAAATGCCGAAATAGCAGAGTATTTAAATGTATCCATAAAAACAGTAGAAGCTCAAATAACTAGATCTTTTTCCCTGTTGCGCGAAAAACTTGGTGACAAATATGAAGCTATCCTGTTTTTTGTCTTTATCAATAAACAATAA